In the Anoplopoma fimbria isolate UVic2021 breed Golden Eagle Sablefish chromosome 7, Afim_UVic_2022, whole genome shotgun sequence genome, one interval contains:
- the si:dkey-6n21.12 gene encoding schwannomin-interacting protein 1 gives MEGEKERQRQQREEKESNEAEDDRRSDEDADNEEEDEEEEDSEGAALVWQENYGEDNLGLPIMHWEALSLRIAELEKQEEEIKEKRAKSGVSLERGRAPVSWTEERGRRAESWEDGDDACNSHVLALTSRLQTQMNLQLCFINNSESEEEEEGEREISEKESSSTRRGTVQVQKNPQPPAKPEKPKSRGFRNTLRNLRDRLRTDHRTLAAARSEPEVQRRHVERSDLENFSMKDLNALCTSLSQTIQDLSSDLVGRLQVRDQLRTEQDAMLLEVQDLTSL, from the exons atggagggagagaaggagagacagaggcagcagcgagaggagaaggagagcaaCGAGGCCGAGGACGACAGGAGGAGTGACGAGGACGCcgacaacgaggaggaggacgaagaggaggaagattCGGAGGGCGCGGCCCTGGTCTGGCAGGAGAACTATGGCGAGGACAACCTGGGccttcccatcatgcactgggaGGCGCTGAGCCTGCGCATCGCTGAGctggagaagcaggaggaggagatcaAGGAGAAGAGGGCAAAG AGTGGAGTTTCTCTGGAGCGAGGCAGAGCTCCGGTCAGCTGgacggaggagagagggaggagagcggAGAGCTGGGAGGACGGAGACGACGCCTGCAACAGCCACGTGCTGGCACTCACCTcccg CCTGCAGACACAGATGAATCTTCAGCTCTGCTTCATCAACAACAGTgaaagtgaggaggaggaggaaggagagagggagatcaGTGAgaaggagagcagcagcacacGG AGAGGAACTGTTCAGGTCCAGAAGAATCCTCAGCCTCCTGCCAAGCCAGAGAAACCCAAATCCAGAGGCTTCCGGAACACTCTGAGGAACCTACGAGACCGACTGAGAACAGACCACAGAACTCTG gctGCCGCTCGTAGTGAACCTGAAGTCCAGAGAAGACATGTGGAGCGCAGTGATTTAGAGAACTTCAGTATGAAGGACCTGAATGCTCTTTGTACGTCTCTCAGCCAGACCATTCAAG ACCTGAGCTCAGACCTGGTGGGCCGCCTGCAGGTCCGTGACCAGCTGAGGACGGAGCAGGACGCCATGCTGCTGGAGGTCCAGGACCTGACCTCGCTGTGA
- the ache gene encoding acetylcholinesterase, with translation MQTSVLLLLSQILLLSLLIPTCSSQSELDLVVQTRTGRVRGTRMAVPDRSYVTSFLGIPFAEPPVGKRRFRRAEPKRPWTGVYEAKAYSNACYQFVDTSYPGFQGSEMWNPKGEMSEDCLYLNVWVPSSVRPHNLTVMVWIYGGGFYSGSSSLDVYDGRYLAHSETVIVVSMNYRIGAFGFLALHGSSEAPGNVGLLDQRMALQWVQDNIHFFGGNPKQVTIFGESAGGASVGFHLLSPDSRPTFTRAILQSGVPNCPWASVTPAEARRRATLLGKLVGCNGGNDTELVDCLRGKAPQELIDQEWQVLPWSALFRFSFVPVVDGEVLPDSPEAMLTSGNFKDTQILLGVNQDEGSYFLLYGAPGFSKDNESLISREDFLEGVKLSVPHANDIGLEAVVLQYTDWMDENNGLKNRDAMDDVVGDHNVICPLAHFARSYAQHSTLKANMGAAVNSGGNSQGGVYLYLFDHRASNLAWPEWMGVIHGYEIEFVFGLPLEKRLNYTLEEEKLSQRIMRYWANFARTGNPNVNHDGQVDSKKRWPLFTVSEQKHVGLNTESMKVHKGLRNQMCAFWNRFLPRLLNITDNIDEAERQWKVEFHRWSSYMMHWKSQFDHYSKQERCTDL, from the exons ATGCAGACCTccgtccttctcctcctctcccaaaTCCTTCTCCTGTCTCTCCTAATCCCCACCTGCTCCTCCCAGAGCGAGTTGGACCTCGTTGTTCAGACGCGTACAGGTCGAGTCCGAGGCACCCGCATGGCGGTGCCGGACCGGAGCTACGTCACCTCCTTCCTGGGCATCCCCTTCGCCGAGCCACCGGTAGGGAAGCGGCGTTTCCGTCGTGCTGAGCCCAAGCGCCCATGGACGGGGGTGTACGAGGCCAAAGCCTACTCCAACGCCTGCTACCAGTTTGTGGACACGTCGTACCCCGGCTTCCAGGGCAGCGAGATGTGGAACCCAAAAGGAGAAATGAGCGAGGACTGCCTGTACCTCAATGTCTGGGTGCCCTCCTCGGTCAGACCACACAATCTCACCGTCATGGTGTGGATCTACGGCGGAG GGTTCTACAGtggttcttcttctctggacGTGTATGATGGCCGCTACCTAGCTCACAGTGAGACGGTCATTGTGGTCTCAATGAACTACCGGATCGGTGCCTTCGGCTTCCTCGCTCTGCATGGCTCCTCAGAGGCTCCCGGCAACGTGGGTCTGCTGGACCAGAGGATGGCGCTGCAGTGGGTCCAAGACAACATCCATTTCTTTGGTGGAAACCCCAAACAG GTGACTATCTTTGGTGAGAGTGCTGGTGGTGCTTCAGTAGGATTCCACCTCTTGTCTCCAGACAGCCGGCCCACCTTCACCAGGGCCATCCTCCAGAGTGGGGTCCCCAACTGTCCCTGGGCCTCGGTCACCCCCGCTGAGGCGCGCAGACGGGCCACGCTGCTGGGCAAACTGGTCGGCTGCAACGGAGGCAACGACACCGAGCTGGTTGACTGTCTGCGCGGTAAAGCCCCACAGGAGCTCATCGACCAGGAGTGGCAG GTCCTGCCGTGGTCAGCCCTCTTCCGGTTCTCGTTTGTCCCCGTCGTGGACGGCGAGGTTCTGCCCGACTCTCCCGAGGCCATGCTCACCTCGGGCAACTTCAAAGACACTCAGATCCTGCTCGGGGTCAACCAGGACGAGGGCTCCTACTTCCTGCTGTACGGAGCTCCGGGCTTCAGCAAGGACAACGAGAGCCTGATCTCCAGAGAGGACTTCCTGGAAG GTGTCAAGCTGAGCGTTCCACACGCTAACGACATTGGCCTGGAGGCGGTGGTGCTGCAGTACACCGACTGGATGGACGAGAATAATGGGTTGAAGAACCGCGACGCCATGGACGACGTCGTGGGAGACCACAACGTTATTTGCCCGCTTGCCCACTTCGCTCGCTCCTACGCCCAACACAGCACCCTCAAGGCCAACATGGGAGCAGCAGTGAACAGCGGAGGAAACTCACAGG GAGGGGTCTACCTCTACCTGTTCGACCACCGAGCGTCCAACCTGGCCTGGCCGGAGTGGATGGGGGTGATCCACGGCTACGAGATTGAGTTTGTCTTTGGCCTGCCACTGGAGAAGAGACTCAACTACACCTTAGAGGAGGAGAAACTGAGCCAGCGCATTATGAGATACTGGGCCAACTTTGCACGAACTGG AAATCCCAATGTGAACCACGACGGGCAGGTAGACAGCAAGAAGCGCTGGCCTCTGTTCACAGTCAGCGAGCAGAAACACGTGGGACTCAACACTGAATCAATGAAGGTCCACAAAGGTCTGAGGAACCAGATGTGCGCTTTCTGGAACCGCTTCCTGCCACGCCTCCTTAACATCACTG acaaCATAGACGAGGCGGAGCGTCAGTGGAAGGTGGAGTTCCACCGCTGGTCCTCCTACATGATGCACTGGAAGAGTCAGTTTGACCACTACAGCAAGCAGGAGCGCTGCACTGACCTCTAA